The following coding sequences are from one bacterium SCSIO 12741 window:
- a CDS encoding T9SS type A sorting domain-containing protein, translated as MKSSLFFLAGALFTLNAQAQLTLDSADVIPASGTSITYYEADNPEGVSEGSSGVDVIWDFSDLTPADSFDMDFENPQTGILGDPDHTTLTAVRGFQRIPYRSTPQALYLMGDLDGLTRVEYGSDSLLHISFPMAYNDLHTTSYDVEYGLLGNRRVGTYNVQVDAIGTLHMPYGYLNDVLRLEIEDMYVDSALIGGNTSVNNRYYEFWQKGAPHYVLRIEQENDGGQTSTTVIYQGKDQIVEGRNPTSVQFADSRKGELQLYPNPAKDQFQLKWNASTLESLELMIINGLGQIVKQQSLEENGQVTVDIQELPAGMYQVKLMGSETHFTQRLIKR; from the coding sequence TTGAAATCCAGCTTATTTTTCCTTGCCGGAGCGCTTTTTACCCTAAACGCCCAAGCACAATTAACCCTCGATTCAGCCGATGTCATACCTGCTTCAGGGACTTCTATCACCTACTACGAAGCCGATAACCCAGAGGGCGTTTCGGAAGGAAGTAGCGGTGTTGATGTCATCTGGGATTTTAGCGATCTTACTCCCGCAGACTCTTTTGATATGGATTTTGAAAATCCGCAAACAGGTATTTTGGGTGATCCTGATCATACTACTTTGACCGCGGTTCGAGGATTTCAACGAATCCCCTATCGATCCACTCCTCAGGCCTTGTACCTCATGGGTGATTTAGATGGACTTACCCGGGTAGAATATGGTTCCGACAGTCTCTTGCATATATCCTTCCCCATGGCCTACAACGACCTGCACACCACCTCCTACGATGTGGAATACGGATTGCTCGGCAACCGACGCGTGGGGACCTACAATGTGCAAGTAGATGCTATAGGAACTCTACACATGCCCTATGGTTACCTCAACGACGTGTTGCGATTGGAAATCGAAGACATGTATGTGGATAGTGCCTTAATTGGGGGCAACACCTCCGTAAATAATCGATACTACGAATTCTGGCAAAAAGGAGCTCCCCATTATGTACTGCGCATTGAACAGGAAAACGATGGTGGACAAACGAGTACAACTGTAATTTATCAGGGCAAAGACCAAATAGTGGAAGGACGTAATCCTACTTCAGTCCAATTTGCTGATTCACGCAAAGGCGAATTACAGTTATACCCAAATCCGGCGAAAGATCAATTTCAATTGAAATGGAATGCCTCTACCCTTGAATCTCTGGAACTTATGATTATCAATGGTTTGGGGCAAATTGTAAAACAACAATCCCTGGAAGAAAATGGCCAGGTAACTGTGGATATTCAGGAATTACCAGCCGGTATGTATCAGGTTAAACTTATGGGAAGCGAAACCCATTTCACCCAACGTTTGATTAAGCGATAA
- a CDS encoding T9SS type A sorting domain-containing protein yields MKSFFFTLFAISLTQLALAQLNDAELSQIDGNFCDGQQTLTATLNNSGSNSLQSVSIAWAVSTNGGAYVTQSPVSLTPSLASGGQTTVTLGSFSYSPGDQYAVKAYSFNPNGVSDSDPSNDTSNTSGTARLNGTYTLGGSSSDFTTWKSLETALNSWGVCGPVRIEVRQGVYQEQIHFNAIPGSSASNPIKIVGAPGNTASAKLTNYAPNVSDNYTLKLQNLSHITLDSLSFEATNANFGRVIVFSGTVHHITISNDSLLGTPATNVGSDQAIIHDGGGKLDQSAYTRIENNYFRKGNFGVYFVGGKYSKQDSNNVVINNTFEDYVNSGVFFSHQRGGSIEDNYCYSSQKNGFSPSGIYCGDSDTFSILRNKIIVDGYQSVGISVARCNGFPNHPVTIANNSVSIVGSSVYFTYGMMAYDGSYNRFVYNSVLVASGGRWSAAMVIDMKTGSHGTILNNSFVNLRRGYALDARNSAGLDTSDFNNLYTNGFNLGHHTNQLYTNYIPDLSSYQNLIGQEANSFVAYPGFKSQTDLKTKSSQLDEAAIPIPGITADILNTQRHVLTPDIGAYEFVRAANDIAIIDLISPFNKGCGHPNLPLIAVVKNVGKNTQNNIKVGATVSGITTGTFLDSVTTLKPDETDTLLLGTLSTAPGGVVNVSVYSQLANDFDRSDDTLAVDSINLLPHPSTPIVPSVITCAHNDTFLVALGTTAKTRWFADSANTIIVHEGDTFPIPNPTQNDTFYVEAYNEIKTRVGPKDFYIGAYLYESDVANGYEFDAHTDIILDSVTFFPQDTAGTIHVEVTFGTQIIDSITIPYSGYNPLFGLKVQLDLEIPEGLGYLITAKGSSCGGLRRNTDGFKYPYTESKNMMTITKGSNTITCRPFGSFNFFYDMVVKKEGCVQQEQAKAYLLVKPAPDATLNPIPGVCEGGSPFALVQGSVIPSGISTHYFGPGVINGQFDPVLAGPGKHKVGYTAYLNGCTDTAFQMVRVNRLPFVLLQILDDLCEDDAPYTLRTGGPFGGTYSGPGVTGNQFNPSSTGPGTFDLIYEYTDTNNCTAADTSAMVVHASPQVQVGAIQDLCESSDSLALNSGTPVGGLYSGQGVVNNWFYPSKSGVGTHSIQYSFTDTNQCSGQANGSVKVSADPQFDLGPDTTTCMNASITLHAPLQGMRYQWSTSDTTSSIRVNQAGLIKLTITDPSSSAQCSYTDSIHVYQEGVCLSVNEAFARQVQWIVYPNPARTSVQVSFTGLHAENCTLQLYNGQGQMVINENHEVSGGELSTSLALNDLPPGVYQLRCVTTKGEVSRKLVIE; encoded by the coding sequence ATGAAATCCTTTTTCTTCACTCTCTTTGCCATCAGCCTTACCCAGCTGGCTCTGGCTCAACTCAATGATGCAGAACTATCTCAAATCGACGGAAATTTTTGTGATGGTCAACAAACCCTCACAGCTACCTTAAACAACTCAGGATCCAATTCACTCCAATCGGTGTCCATTGCCTGGGCAGTTTCAACCAATGGTGGTGCCTATGTCACTCAATCGCCAGTGAGCTTAACGCCTTCATTGGCATCAGGAGGGCAAACCACGGTTACCCTGGGCTCATTCTCCTATTCTCCCGGAGATCAGTATGCCGTTAAAGCTTATTCCTTCAATCCCAATGGAGTTAGCGATTCAGACCCATCCAATGATACCAGTAATACATCTGGCACGGCAAGGCTAAATGGAACCTATACCCTGGGAGGATCGTCTTCAGACTTTACTACCTGGAAAAGCCTCGAAACTGCTTTAAATAGTTGGGGCGTTTGTGGTCCGGTTCGAATCGAAGTACGTCAGGGAGTTTACCAGGAACAAATCCATTTTAACGCCATTCCCGGAAGTTCGGCTTCCAATCCCATTAAGATTGTGGGAGCACCTGGAAATACGGCTTCAGCCAAGTTGACCAATTATGCACCTAACGTGAGCGACAACTACACTTTAAAACTGCAAAACCTAAGTCACATTACCCTGGATAGCCTAAGCTTTGAGGCGACCAATGCCAACTTTGGTCGGGTTATCGTTTTTAGCGGTACGGTACACCACATTACCATTTCCAACGATAGCCTTTTAGGAACACCTGCCACCAACGTGGGGAGTGATCAAGCGATTATTCACGATGGAGGAGGAAAGTTGGATCAAAGTGCCTACACACGCATTGAAAACAACTATTTCCGCAAGGGGAATTTTGGCGTTTACTTCGTAGGAGGTAAATACAGCAAGCAGGATTCGAATAATGTGGTGATCAACAACACCTTCGAAGATTATGTCAATTCCGGAGTTTTCTTTTCTCATCAGCGGGGAGGAAGCATCGAGGATAACTATTGCTACAGTTCCCAGAAAAATGGATTTAGCCCGTCAGGCATCTATTGCGGCGACTCAGACACCTTTTCCATTTTGCGCAACAAAATCATTGTAGATGGTTATCAGTCCGTTGGAATCAGCGTGGCTCGATGCAATGGATTTCCCAATCATCCGGTAACCATTGCGAATAACTCGGTTTCCATTGTGGGGAGCAGTGTCTACTTTACCTACGGAATGATGGCCTATGATGGGAGTTACAATCGTTTTGTCTACAACAGCGTATTGGTTGCCTCGGGCGGAAGATGGAGCGCTGCCATGGTTATCGATATGAAAACCGGCAGTCATGGAACCATCCTCAACAACAGCTTCGTTAATTTGCGCAGAGGTTATGCCCTCGATGCCAGAAATTCGGCCGGATTAGATACTTCCGACTTCAACAACCTTTACACCAATGGATTCAACCTGGGGCACCACACCAATCAGCTTTACACCAATTACATACCCGATCTATCCAGCTATCAGAACCTCATCGGACAAGAGGCCAATTCCTTTGTGGCTTATCCCGGTTTTAAATCCCAAACAGATCTAAAAACAAAGTCCTCTCAATTGGACGAAGCAGCTATTCCAATTCCAGGAATTACCGCCGATATATTGAACACTCAGCGCCATGTACTTACGCCAGATATTGGTGCCTATGAATTTGTACGTGCGGCCAACGATATTGCCATTATCGATCTCATTTCTCCTTTCAACAAAGGCTGTGGTCATCCAAATTTGCCACTCATAGCCGTGGTAAAAAACGTGGGAAAAAACACCCAAAACAACATCAAGGTAGGTGCTACGGTTAGTGGAATTACCACAGGGACCTTTTTGGATTCTGTGACCACCTTAAAACCAGACGAGACCGATACACTTTTGTTGGGAACCCTTTCAACCGCTCCAGGCGGTGTGGTTAATGTGTCGGTTTATTCTCAACTGGCCAATGATTTTGACCGAAGTGATGATACCCTTGCTGTTGACAGTATTAATTTGCTTCCTCACCCCAGTACGCCCATTGTACCATCAGTAATTACCTGTGCGCACAACGATACGTTTTTAGTGGCCCTGGGCACTACGGCCAAAACGCGTTGGTTTGCCGATTCGGCCAATACCATAATTGTGCACGAAGGGGATACCTTTCCCATTCCAAATCCCACCCAGAACGATACCTTTTATGTGGAAGCCTACAACGAAATTAAAACCCGGGTAGGTCCAAAGGACTTTTACATTGGAGCCTATTTGTACGAAAGCGATGTAGCTAATGGCTATGAGTTCGATGCCCATACCGATATTATCCTTGATTCGGTTACCTTTTTTCCGCAGGATACCGCTGGAACCATTCATGTTGAGGTGACTTTTGGTACCCAGATTATTGACTCCATTACTATTCCCTATTCCGGATACAATCCGCTGTTTGGATTAAAAGTTCAATTGGATTTGGAAATACCTGAAGGGCTGGGTTACCTCATTACTGCAAAAGGTTCAAGTTGCGGTGGTTTGAGGAGAAACACCGACGGATTTAAATACCCTTATACCGAAAGCAAAAACATGATGACCATTACCAAAGGCTCCAATACCATTACATGTAGACCTTTTGGATCTTTCAACTTTTTCTACGACATGGTGGTGAAGAAGGAGGGATGTGTCCAGCAAGAACAAGCCAAGGCTTACCTGTTGGTTAAACCCGCCCCCGATGCCACTCTCAATCCGATTCCCGGAGTATGTGAAGGTGGTTCTCCCTTTGCTTTGGTTCAAGGAAGTGTGATCCCGTCAGGAATCAGTACCCATTATTTTGGGCCAGGGGTGATTAATGGTCAGTTTGATCCGGTTTTGGCAGGCCCTGGAAAACACAAGGTAGGATACACCGCTTACCTCAATGGATGTACCGATACGGCTTTTCAAATGGTACGGGTAAATCGTTTGCCTTTTGTTCTTCTGCAAATTTTGGATGACCTCTGCGAAGATGACGCCCCTTATACTTTGCGCACCGGAGGTCCATTTGGAGGAACCTACAGTGGTCCTGGTGTTACTGGAAATCAGTTTAATCCATCGTCAACAGGTCCGGGTACTTTCGATTTGATCTACGAGTATACCGATACAAACAATTGTACCGCTGCCGATACCAGCGCTATGGTGGTGCATGCTTCTCCACAGGTGCAGGTAGGTGCGATTCAGGATCTTTGTGAAAGTTCTGATTCATTAGCCTTAAATTCAGGTACTCCGGTTGGAGGACTATATTCAGGTCAAGGTGTGGTCAATAATTGGTTTTACCCTTCCAAATCAGGAGTAGGTACGCATTCCATTCAGTATTCCTTTACCGATACTAATCAGTGTAGCGGTCAGGCCAATGGATCCGTAAAAGTCAGTGCTGACCCTCAATTTGATCTTGGGCCAGATACCACAACCTGTATGAATGCGAGTATTACACTTCACGCTCCTTTACAGGGAATGCGCTACCAGTGGAGCACTTCCGATACCACTTCGTCTATTCGGGTAAATCAGGCGGGCTTGATCAAATTGACCATTACCGATCCGTCCTCGTCAGCACAATGCTCCTATACCGATAGTATTCATGTATACCAGGAAGGAGTTTGCCTAAGTGTGAATGAGGCCTTTGCTCGACAGGTCCAATGGATTGTATATCCGAATCCAGCAAGGACTTCAGTTCAGGTAAGTTTTACAGGCTTGCATGCAGAAAACTGTACACTGCAGCTCTATAATGGCCAAGGACAAATGGTGATTAACGAAAACCATGAAGTAAGTGGAGGAGAGTTAAGCACCAGCCTTGCACTAAATGATTTGCCACCCGGAGTGTATCAGCTTCGATGTGTAACTACGAAAGGCGAGGTTTCTCGAAAGTTAGTGATTGAATAA
- a CDS encoding beta-lactamase family protein produces the protein MMKLLPGILLLLIFNLLSGKRLIAQSWEMRFEALLDSVYQANEDALGILIHVESRDQHISWTSARGFSDSSRTSQLTSNQPVLLASNTKTYVSSATLKLVELNKFTLDQSIKGLLTDGTQSLLQEGGYSIEQITVRQLLSHTSGINDYVDKNYFELVINRPQYHWKKNEQIQRALSKGPISDPGQEFHYGDINYLLLTEIIEQQTQKPFYTAIRELLNYQQYGLNSTWFINLEEKPEHLAPMAHQYAQNFHLDSYAINPSWDLYGGGGMAATVKDAAVFYNHLFEGKMIQDEELLKEMYTYVLPAEKSKYCLGIYHFDFGYHLYYHGGWWGTDVNYCPETKTSVAVFTLVKEKQHTINPFLGKTIQGWIFDK, from the coding sequence ATGATGAAACTCCTGCCTGGCATTCTCCTTCTTTTGATCTTTAATCTATTGTCCGGAAAGCGGCTCATAGCTCAATCCTGGGAAATGCGATTTGAGGCCCTACTCGATTCGGTTTACCAGGCCAATGAAGATGCTCTGGGAATTTTGATTCATGTGGAATCCAGGGATCAACACATTTCCTGGACCTCGGCTCGTGGCTTTTCCGATTCATCCCGAACGAGTCAGCTTACCTCAAACCAGCCTGTTCTGTTGGCCAGCAATACCAAAACCTATGTATCGTCTGCTACTTTGAAATTGGTTGAGCTGAATAAATTCACCCTGGATCAAAGCATCAAAGGCCTTCTTACAGACGGCACTCAATCGCTCCTTCAAGAAGGAGGATATTCAATCGAGCAAATCACTGTTCGTCAACTTCTCTCCCACACCTCTGGGATAAACGACTACGTGGACAAGAACTATTTTGAGCTGGTGATCAATCGCCCTCAATACCATTGGAAAAAAAACGAACAGATTCAACGAGCGCTAAGCAAGGGGCCAATTAGTGATCCTGGCCAGGAATTCCATTATGGAGATATCAATTACCTCCTGCTCACAGAAATTATTGAACAGCAAACCCAGAAACCTTTTTATACAGCCATTCGTGAATTACTCAACTACCAGCAATATGGATTGAATAGCACGTGGTTTATCAACCTGGAAGAAAAACCAGAACATCTGGCTCCGATGGCTCATCAATATGCCCAGAACTTCCATTTGGATTCTTATGCCATCAATCCATCCTGGGATCTCTACGGTGGCGGCGGAATGGCTGCTACCGTAAAAGATGCAGCCGTGTTTTATAACCATCTTTTTGAAGGCAAGATGATCCAAGACGAAGAACTATTAAAAGAGATGTATACCTACGTGCTGCCCGCTGAAAAATCGAAGTATTGTTTAGGTATCTATCATTTTGATTTTGGTTACCACCTGTATTACCACGGAGGCTGGTGGGGCACTGATGTAAACTACTGTCCGGAAACAAAAACATCGGTAGCTGTCTTTACCCTGGTCAAAGAAAAGCAGCATACCATCAATCCATTTTTAGGGAAAACGATCCAGGGATGGATATTTGATAAATAA
- a CDS encoding lamin tail domain-containing protein, with the protein MLRGLVVRMGRGLMLWALLLTGIVAQAQQVVFSEVLAVNKKAVMDPSGEYDDYIEFYNPSEVEIDLSGYFLSDDKDSLYKWSFPEGTTVDGGDYLIVWADGQTAQSGIHASFKLSSKGETLYLSNPSKIQTSKFKFGRQYKNVSYSYLPATSRVKKYTKPTPGKANGPACKLLLKAKKKKGGVKALWDPMKTTIQVQREGDKILRVEVSNKEGSKIYRTELNPGDEEINLSDVPAGKYELKIGPNTYRLVIQ; encoded by the coding sequence ATGTTAAGAGGTTTGGTCGTTCGTATGGGAAGAGGATTGATGTTATGGGCCTTATTGCTTACCGGAATTGTAGCACAGGCGCAGCAAGTGGTGTTTTCTGAAGTGTTGGCTGTAAACAAAAAAGCGGTCATGGATCCATCCGGTGAGTACGATGACTACATCGAGTTTTACAACCCCAGTGAAGTAGAAATTGACCTAAGCGGCTATTTTCTCTCCGATGATAAAGACTCTCTCTACAAATGGAGCTTTCCAGAAGGCACTACCGTAGATGGTGGCGACTACCTAATCGTATGGGCGGATGGCCAAACGGCTCAATCCGGAATTCATGCCTCGTTTAAATTGAGCTCCAAAGGTGAAACCCTTTACCTCAGCAACCCCAGTAAGATTCAAACCAGTAAATTCAAATTTGGACGTCAATACAAGAATGTGTCCTACTCCTATCTTCCGGCTACCTCAAGAGTGAAGAAGTATACCAAACCCACGCCTGGAAAAGCCAATGGCCCTGCCTGTAAGCTTTTACTTAAGGCCAAAAAGAAAAAAGGTGGAGTGAAGGCCCTTTGGGATCCGATGAAAACCACCATTCAGGTACAGCGCGAAGGAGATAAGATTTTGCGCGTTGAGGTGAGTAACAAAGAAGGAAGTAAAATTTACCGAACAGAATTAAACCCGGGAGACGAAGAGATTAACCTCTCCGATGTTCCTGCAGGGAAATACGAATTGAAAATCGGCCCGAATACCTACCGCTTAGTAATACAATAA
- a CDS encoding VTC domain-containing protein codes for MKESILHSIRAVPAIDLAELALVDFPSRTDTKFIFDPNLVPEFLESVAHDLKVLEVNGTRMFDYQNEYYDTAQFKSFADHQVGKGNRVKIRSRKYGEKGPFYLEIKHKNNKGETLKERLRLAQWADRNSEVANQFLKERISMGFEELNQIIPVNYSRVTFANASLTEKYTLDIGLHTVDNNGKIDFSYLAIAEVKQTRFSRKSPFMQGLKQRKIYPHKFSKYCFSVMHTHPLLKHNRFKGIVRTAQKIKLNYDSAA; via the coding sequence TTGAAGGAATCCATTCTACATAGCATTAGAGCCGTTCCTGCCATTGACCTGGCAGAACTGGCATTGGTGGACTTTCCTTCACGCACGGATACCAAATTTATTTTTGACCCTAACCTTGTTCCCGAATTTCTGGAATCGGTAGCTCACGACTTAAAGGTGTTGGAAGTAAACGGCACCCGGATGTTTGACTATCAAAATGAATACTATGATACGGCACAGTTTAAGAGCTTTGCCGATCATCAGGTTGGAAAAGGGAATCGGGTTAAAATACGTTCTCGCAAGTATGGAGAAAAAGGCCCTTTTTACCTGGAGATTAAACACAAAAACAACAAAGGCGAAACCCTAAAAGAACGACTACGATTGGCTCAATGGGCTGACCGAAACTCAGAAGTGGCCAATCAGTTTTTAAAGGAACGCATCTCAATGGGGTTTGAAGAGTTAAACCAAATTATCCCGGTGAACTATAGCCGGGTCACCTTTGCGAATGCTTCGCTTACTGAAAAATATACCCTGGATATAGGACTGCACACGGTAGACAACAATGGAAAAATTGACTTTTCCTACCTGGCTATAGCCGAAGTAAAACAGACTCGTTTTTCCCGTAAAAGCCCTTTTATGCAGGGATTGAAACAGCGAAAAATTTATCCGCACAAGTTTTCCAAGTACTGCTTTAGCGTAATGCACACCCATCCTCTCCTTAAACACAATCGATTTAAAGGAATAGTGAGAACTGCTCAAAAAATAAAATTGAACTATGACTCTGCTGCTTGA
- a CDS encoding DUF4956 domain-containing protein, translating to MTLLLDIFMDGDKPRRFFGIKLYDVDFIELCLRLGLNLLTAYIVIWLMYQPTRKNSEYLFTYLVMSPLVFFICHLFATTDLSIGFAFGLFAVFSILRYRTTTIPVKEMTYMFIIISIAVINAISTKKVSYIELMFTNVFIVFLTYFMEKLVNKGGIQTQIMIYENVENLLPENEHLLREDIQKRTGKEVIRFEILESDYLKDTARLRIFFKNGRSQS from the coding sequence ATGACTCTGCTGCTTGACATATTCATGGACGGCGACAAACCGAGGAGGTTTTTCGGAATAAAGCTTTATGACGTAGACTTTATTGAATTGTGCCTCCGATTGGGACTGAACCTGCTCACGGCCTATATCGTGATTTGGCTCATGTATCAACCCACCCGAAAAAACAGCGAATACCTGTTTACCTACCTGGTGATGAGCCCTCTGGTGTTCTTCATCTGCCACTTGTTTGCCACGACGGATCTCAGTATTGGTTTTGCCTTTGGACTCTTTGCCGTATTCTCCATTCTGAGGTATCGCACCACCACTATTCCGGTAAAGGAAATGACCTATATGTTCATCATTATCTCGATTGCGGTGATCAATGCGATTTCCACCAAAAAGGTGAGCTATATCGAGCTGATGTTTACCAATGTGTTCATTGTATTCTTAACCTACTTCATGGAAAAACTGGTGAACAAGGGTGGAATTCAAACTCAAATCATGATCTACGAAAATGTGGAGAACCTGTTACCTGAAAATGAACACCTGCTTCGAGAGGATATCCAAAAACGAACAGGCAAAGAGGTCATCCGATTTGAAATTCTGGAATCCGATTACCTCAAAGACACCGCACGGCTGCGTATATTCTTTAAAAATGGGAGGAGTCAATCATGA
- a CDS encoding DUF2490 domain-containing protein, producing MMKWLVPLVIIGWLMALPSSSWSQAQNDYELWTGAIVSGKVKKKLKLTGKYQVRFKNNASQLRSQYLQGAIRYKFAKYYLLGANYRLSDFEETLVVHRFDINNYFRLPIQKNFFEFRFKYQLSFPQAGPNFQRYRFRLRYVHKINKKLRIYGKIQYFYTVSNSYSAWNRQRYVAGGRIRIFKKNYLDLFLQYDRQMNIESPVQRFVTGVNYMLSF from the coding sequence ATGATGAAGTGGCTGGTTCCTTTGGTGATAATAGGTTGGCTAATGGCCCTCCCCTCTTCTTCCTGGTCTCAGGCTCAAAATGACTATGAGCTTTGGACAGGTGCCATTGTAAGTGGTAAAGTGAAAAAGAAGCTAAAGCTCACCGGAAAATACCAAGTCCGATTTAAGAACAATGCCTCCCAACTAAGATCGCAATACCTTCAAGGAGCTATCCGGTACAAGTTTGCCAAATACTATTTGCTGGGTGCTAACTATCGCCTCTCCGATTTTGAAGAAACCTTGGTGGTACATCGATTCGACATCAACAACTATTTCCGACTTCCGATCCAAAAAAACTTTTTTGAGTTTCGATTCAAGTACCAGCTTTCCTTTCCTCAAGCCGGGCCCAATTTTCAGCGCTATCGTTTTCGTTTGCGCTACGTTCACAAGATCAATAAAAAGCTTCGGATCTATGGAAAGATTCAATATTTCTATACCGTATCGAATAGCTATAGCGCCTGGAATAGACAACGCTACGTAGCAGGTGGACGGATAAGAATATTCAAGAAAAACTACCTGGATCTATTCCTTCAGTACGATCGTCAAATGAACATCGAATCTCCGGTACAACGTTTCGTTACCGGAGTCAACTACATGCTAAGCTTCTGA
- a CDS encoding CotH kinase family protein yields MPGDTFKIQHTNGISGFKDLTYQYYYPDPEDMMPAQKAYIKDYMQTLEDNLLSSDFDDPDNGYRKYLDMSSAIDFFLLNEFSKDIDAYRYSVYMYKNHEKDDNKIHLGPIWDFNLGYGNVDFGTERAEETDDWLYDKEGRRMFWFFRFLQDPEFAKHVNCQWQIHRLHGFTNENINKIIDDAVADMGAAADRNHYHWKTLGRYVWPNNFVGDTYAQEIDYLKTWAKGRAQWMDIHVPGNCQLSVSTEDLEVAAVNDLKVYPNPTTGQVNVKFGGLINRVELIDVSGKVLLAVQGNQASYLQFDTGEVPSGIYLIQVISEDGHREVRKLSVR; encoded by the coding sequence TTGCCGGGTGATACATTTAAGATTCAACACACCAATGGTATCTCAGGGTTTAAGGACTTGACCTATCAATACTACTACCCCGATCCAGAAGATATGATGCCGGCCCAAAAAGCTTATATCAAGGATTACATGCAAACCTTGGAAGACAACTTGTTGTCCAGTGATTTTGACGATCCGGACAACGGTTATCGCAAATACCTGGATATGTCCAGTGCGATCGACTTCTTCCTTTTGAATGAGTTTAGCAAAGACATTGATGCCTACCGCTACAGTGTGTACATGTATAAAAACCACGAGAAAGACGACAACAAAATTCACCTCGGGCCTATTTGGGATTTTAACCTGGGCTATGGAAATGTAGACTTTGGGACAGAGCGAGCCGAAGAAACCGATGATTGGCTCTATGATAAAGAAGGACGAAGAATGTTTTGGTTCTTCCGGTTTCTTCAAGATCCCGAATTTGCGAAGCATGTAAACTGTCAGTGGCAAATTCACCGACTTCATGGGTTCACCAATGAGAACATCAATAAAATCATTGATGACGCCGTTGCGGACATGGGAGCAGCTGCCGATCGAAATCACTACCACTGGAAAACGTTGGGGCGTTATGTATGGCCCAACAACTTCGTGGGTGATACCTATGCTCAGGAAATTGATTATTTAAAAACCTGGGCCAAAGGACGTGCTCAGTGGATGGATATTCATGTTCCGGGCAACTGCCAGCTTTCCGTATCCACCGAAGATTTGGAGGTGGCCGCTGTTAATGATTTAAAGGTATATCCCAATCCCACTACAGGCCAGGTGAATGTGAAGTTTGGTGGTCTTATCAATCGGGTGGAGCTCATTGATGTATCTGGTAAAGTACTGCTGGCCGTTCAAGGAAATCAAGCGTCCTACCTTCAATTTGACACAGGCGAGGTTCCCTCAGGAATCTACCTCATTCAGGTGATTTCTGAAGATGGGCATCGGGAAGTAAGAAAATTGAGTGTACGCTAA